From one Dermacentor andersoni chromosome 1, qqDerAnde1_hic_scaffold, whole genome shotgun sequence genomic stretch:
- the LOC140217109 gene encoding uncharacterized protein, translating into MPHLTSKTELRRVMGMANYLARFVPRMAEVLQPLSSMMSSRQDFVWGPAQEATFKKWKTLLSSDPVLVIYDSNMETVVTADASSYGLGAVLRQRQKVGQPGLTVTDALSRSPLPQTESLELEDGIQGYLRSVASSVPVTAPSLQLIAQEQEQDPVCQALINLCTKGWPSRRDVGFGLKPYWNERQSIALVENLLMCGSQIVIPWTLRQPVLKIIHEGHFGIEKCRARSESSV; encoded by the exons ATGCCACATCTGACGTCCAAGACAGAGTTACGGCGCGTGATGGGCATGGCAAATTATCTGGCTCGCTTTGTGCCCCGCATGGCGGAAGTCCTTCAGCCGCTTTCTTCCATGATGAGCTCAAGACAAGATTTTGTGTGGGGTCCCGCGCAGGAAGCCACCTTCAAGAAGTGGAAAACTCTTCTTTCATCGGACCCTGTTCTGGTAATCTACGATTCAAACATGGAAACAGTGGTCACAGCAGACGCCTCATCATACGGTCTTGGAGCTGTCCTGCGCCAAAGGCAAAAAGTCGGTCA GCCGGGACTTACGGTGACGGACGCGCTTTCTCGGTCACCTCTTCCACAAACGGAATCCCTGGAACTGGAGGACGGGATCCAGGGCTATCTGCGATCGGTGGCTTCGTCAGTCCCGGTAACAGCGCCGAGTTTACAGCTTATCGCCCAGGAGCAAGAGCAGGACCCGGTATGTCAAGCTCTTATCAACCTGTGCACAAAAGGCTGGCCAAGCCGTCGAGACGTTGGGTTTGGCTTGAAGCCTTACTGGAATGAGAGGCAAAGCATTGCCCTTGTTGAAAACCTGCTCATGTGCGGCTCTCAGATAGTGATCCCATGGACACTACGGCAGCCCGTCCTTAAAATAATTCACGAAGGGCACTTCGGAATCGAGAAGTGCCGGGCACGTTCCGAGAGCTCAGTCTAG